The Catenulispora sp. EB89 sequence CAACGGCGTCTACGCCCTGGACGCGGCGATCGTGCAGATCTCCGTGGCGCTGCTGCGCGGCGACGCCGTCACCGCCGCCGCCCTCCTGGACTTCGCCGCCGACCTGCCCGGCGCCGACGCGGCGCTGCGCCGGCCGGGCCTGACCGTGATGCGCGGCTGGCTCGCGGTGGCGCGCGGCGATCTGTCGGGCGCCACCGCCGCGCTGGCGCCGGTGGCGCAGGGGGCGACGCGCTCGTGCGGGTACTGGCCGTTGTGGCCGTGCTGGATGGGGCTGTTCTACGAGGTCGGCACGGCCGCCGACGACCAGGCCTTCGCGCAGACGGTGGTGGACGTGGCCGAACTGGCCGCCGAGCGCACGCCCGGCGTGGCGAGCTTCGAGGGCCTGGCGCTGAACGTCCGCGCCCGCAGCAAGGGCGACCGGGAACTGCTGCGTCAGTCCGCTGACATCCTCGCGCGCAGCCCGCGCCCGCTGCTGCGCGGCTTCGGCGCGGACTGCCTGGGCCGCGCGCTCCTCGCCGACGGCGACCGCGGCGCCGGCCTGGCGCTGCTCGACAGCGCCTGGGATCACTACCACTCTGCCGACGCCCGCGTGTACCGGGACAACGTCCACAAGGTGATGCGCGAGGCCGGGGTCCGGCGCGCCAAGTGGTCCACCGCCACCCCCCGCCCCGACACCGGCACGGACGCCCTGACCGAGGCCGAGCGCCGCGTGGCCCTGCTGGTCGCCGCCGGGCACTCCAACCGCTCCGCGGCCACCGAGCTCGGGGTGTCGGTGAACACCGTCGGGACGCACCTGCGCTCGGCGTTCGCCAAGCTCGGCGTGCAGTCGCGGGTGCAGCTGGCGAACGTGCTGCATCGGGAACCCGGCGCCCTCACCTATACAGGTGACGCGAAGTCGCGTGCCGGAATGTGAAGCTTGTGCCATGAGCGAGGACGTGATCACCGGCCCCGACGGCGTGACGCGATGCGCCTGGGCCGGCGGCGGTGACGGTGACGGCAACGGAGATACCGCGATGAGCGCCTACCACGACGCGGTCTGGGGCACGCCGACCGTGGCTCCGACCGCGCTGTTCGAGGCGCTGACGCTCGGCGTGTTCGAAGTGGGCATGAGCTGGAAGGTGGTGTTCGGCAAGCGCGAGGGCCTGCGGCGCGCGTTCCGGGACTTCGACGCCGCCGCCGTCGCGAAGATGACCGGCCGCGACGTGGACCGGCTGGTCGGCGACGCCTCGATCATCCGCAGCCGGGCCAAGATCCAGGCCACGCTCGACAACGCCCGCGCGATGGTCTCGGCCTCACCGACGCTGGGCGAGTTGGTGCAGACCTACGCCAGGCAGCGCCGCCGTGCGCCGCGGATGCTGGCCGATGTGCCGACGTCGACGCCGGACTCCGAAGCGTTCGCGCTGGTGCTGAAGGGGCAGGGCTACCGGTTCGTCGGGCCGACCAGCGTCTATGCGTTCATGCAGAACGTCGGGGCGGTCAACGACCACGTGAAGGGCTGCTTCCGGGCCGCCGGTGCCGGGTGAGTCGAGGCTCGACTCGGCCTCACAGCTCCGCCCGATCGGCCTGCCGCTGCTCGAACACCATCCGCACCGCCGCCGAGCCCTCGCCGACGGCCGCGGCGACCCGCTTCACCGACGCGCCGCGGACGTCGCCGATGGCGAAGACGCCCGGGCGGCTGGTCTCGTAGGGGAACGGGGCGCGGGCCTCGGGCGGCAGGTGCTCGAGGTCGCGGCCGGTGAGCAGGAAGCCGGAGCGGTCGCGGGCGAGTTGGCCGTCCAGCCAGTCGGTGCAGGGTGCGGCGCCGATGAACACGAACACCGCGCACACCGGCAGCCAGCGCTGTTCCCCGGTGTCGCGTTCCTCGGTGTCGCGTTCCCCGGCGCCGTGCTCTCCGCTGCCGTGCGCCCCGTTGCCGTGCTCCCCAGCGTCGCGCTCGGCGATCCGCAGCTGCGAGATCGCGCCCTCGCCGGCGGCCTCGACCGCCTCGGTCCGCAGGTGGACGGTGATCCGCGGCTCGGAGGTGACCGCGTCGATCAGGTAGCGGGACATCGAGTGCTCCAGGTCGTCCCCGCGCACCAGCAGGTGGACCTCGCGGGCGGTGCGCGCCAGGAACATCGCGGCCTGCCCGGCCGAGTTCGCCCCGCCGATGACGGCCACCGGCTGGTCCTCGCAGAAGCGCGCCTCGGCGAACGTCGCCGCGTAGTAGACGCCTGAGCCCTCCCACTGCTCGCCGTCGGCCAGCGGCAGCTCCCGGTAGTCGGCGCCGGTGGCGATGATGACGTTCGCCGCGGCGATCGCCGAGCCGTCGTCGCAGGTCACCTCGTGGACGTCTGGGTGGCTGGTCAGGCTGGTGGCCCGCACGTTGTTCCGCAGCACCGCCCCGAACTTGCCGGCCTGCAGGACCGCGCGCGTGGTGAGCTCCGCGCCGGAGAGCCCGGCGGGGAACCCGAGGTAGTTCTCGATCCGGGAGGACGTCCCGGCCTGGCCCCCGAACGCGCCGGCGTCGATGAGGATGGTGTCCAGACCCTCGGAGGCGCCGTAGACCGCGGCGGCCAGGCCCGCCGGGCCGCCGCCGATCACCAGCAGGTCGCAGACGCTGTGTTGGGGCGTGTCCGGCGGGGTGCCCAGGCCCAGCGCGCCGGCCAGCTCGGCGCGCGTCGGGTTGCGCATCATCGGACGCCCCGGGACCAGCACGATCGGCAGGTCCCCGACCGGCACCTCCATCTGCGCCAGCACCGCCTCGGCCTCGCGGTGGACCTCCAGGTCGATCCAGTTCACCGCAGTCCGGCTGCGGGCGAAGAACTTCGTGAGCAGTCGGGTGCGCGCGTCGTAGCGGGACCCGACCAGCGTGACGCCGACGCCCCGGCGCACCAGCGCGGCCCGCCGCAGCAGGAAGGCGTGCAGGAGGACGTCGCTGAGCTCGACGTCGTTCGCCATCAGGGCCTGGACCTGCGGCAGCGGGATTCGCAGCACACTGCCGTCGGCGACCATGACCGCGGTGAAGCGGGCCGGCTCGCTCAGCAGCATCCCGATCTCGCCGAGGAATTCGCCGGGCCCGTAGGCCGCCAGCACCACCTCGCCGGCGCCGAGCTTGCGATCGACGACCTGCGCGACTCCGTCGAGCAGCACGAACAAGTCGTAGGACGGAGCGCCGGCGGCGAACAGCACGGTGCCGGCCCGAACCTCCTGCACCGATCCCAGAGCCCTGACACGGTCGAGCTGGCCGCGGCTCAGCGGGGCGGCCGGGAGGCTGCCGGGAACGTGCGGGTGCGGTCCGGGTCCGGGTACGAGTCCGGGGTCCACCACGGTGCGTCCTCCTGGTCTCGGCGCGCGCCGATCGCGATGCGGCCCTGCGCTGCTCGGCACCGCATGGCTGCTCGGCACCGCATGGCTGCGCGGCACCGCATGGCTGCGCGTCTGCGCCTGGTGCAGCACGATACCCGGCCGACCTCCGGCCGCCCTCACCTGAACACGTGAGGGCATGACCCCGCGCGCCGGGTGATGCTGAGAGGACATCCAGCCGCCCCACCCAAGGAGCATGTGGATCATGAACGGTTCGAGCACCCCCACGGTCGTCCTCGTGCACGGCGCGTTCGCCGACGCGTCCGGGTTCGGCGGCGTGCTCCGTGAGCTGCACTCCTCCGGCATCGAGGCCGTCGCCCCGCCGAACCCGCTGCGCGGCCTGGCCTTCGACGCCGCCGCGGTGGCCGACGCGGTGCGCGCCGTCGACGGGCCCGTCGTCCTGGTCGGCCATTCCTACGGCGGCGCGGTCATCGGCCAGGCCTCGGCGGACCTGGACAAGGTCACCGCCCTGGTGTTCCTGGCCGCGTTCGGCCTCGACGCCGGCGAGAGCTGCGCCAGCGTGCAGGGCCCCTTCCCGCCCTCGCTGCTGGCCAAGACCTCCACCCCGACGCCGTACGACGCCCCCGGCGCCCCGAACGGCCCGGACCTGTACATCACCAGCCAGTTCCGCGAAACGTTCTGCGCCGACGTCCCGGTCGACGTCGCGGCGGTCATGCAGGCCACGCAGCGCCCGCTGTCCCTGGCCGCGCTCACCGAGAACGCCACCGCCGCCGGCTGGAAGACCAAGCCGAGCTGGTACCTGGTATCCCGGCACGACAACGCGATCCCGCCGGACGCCGAGCGCTTCATGGCCCAGCGCATGAAGGCCACGACCGAGGAGATCGACGGCTCGCACACCGCGTTCATCGCCCAGCCGGTGGCCACCGCCGTGTTCATCCGGAAGGCGCTGGACGGCTGAGGGCGGCCGGTCTGTCTTGGGCCGGTCCGTGGTGGGGCCGGTCCGTGGTGCGGGCCGCCACCCGAACGGCCCAACCACCCGCCGCACCGGTCACCCCGCGCGCCCCGCATGCCGAATGATCGACTCGGCGGACCGGAACCCCGCCCGAGCTGTCACAGAGTCGGCGAGGAGAGCGTGATGAACAAGGACTCCGGCGCACCGGGATTCGACACCGACATCCGTCCCCTGTTCCGCCAGATCGACATCGAACACATGGCCCCGTTCGGCGTCCACCTCGATCAGTACTCGTACATGTCGGACCCGGCCCATGCCGAGCGCGTCTACGGCTCCATCGCCGCCAAGAAGATGCCGCCGGAGACCGACGCCACGTGGCCGGACGAGCACGTGCAACTGCTGCGGGCGTGGATCGACGCGGGATTGCAGCCCTGAGGCCGGTTCTCGGCCGGCATCCATCAGCGGAGTTGAGCTTGTCGACGTAGTGACCGTTCGCCGTAGGGCCTGCCCAGCTTGAGTGTCCTGACCTGGACGCGTGCACGACGGCGCGGATGATCAGGTCCGTAGCAGGGCACGCAATGTGGCGGCCGAAGCTGCCACCTCGGGTGACAAATGGTCTGCCCATCCAGACCATTGGGCCGATGAGCGCGCGACAGCCCGGGCCGACGCACGGAGCCCGATGACGAGCTCGCACTCCGTCCTGTCCGCCGCGATCACGTCCGGGCCGCAGGGCCAGCTCCAGATGCGCAGCGTTCTCTACGCTGCCGGCTTCGCCCTGGCGTTGTCGCTGTTCGGCACGCCGGTGGCCATCAAGGTACTGACCCGGCTCGGGATCGGGCAGCAGGTCCGCACCGACGGAGTGCAGGCGCACCTGGCCAAGCGCGGACGGCCGACGATGGGCGGGCTCGTCATCGTGCTGGCGACGCTGCTCGCCTACGGCTTCACACACGCGGTCGCCTGGCGCTCGCCGACCGCCTCGGGCCTGCTGGTGCTGGCGCTGATGACCGGGATGGCGGTCGTCGGCGGCGTGGACGATCTGCTGAAGGTGTTCCGCGGCCGGTCCCTGGGGCTGCGCGCGCGGGCCAAGCTGGTCGGGCAGTGGATCGGCGCGGTCGTGTTCGCGGTGCTGGCGCTGCACTTCCCCGACGCGCACGGCTACCGTCCGGCCTCGGCGCACATCTCGATCGTCCGCGACACCGCGCTGACCATCGGGCCGGTGCTGTTCGTGCTCTGGGTCGGTGTGCTGATCGCCGGGGCGTCCAACGGCGTGAACCTTGCCGACGGTGCCGACGGGCTGTGCGCCGGGGCGTGCACGATCGTGTTCGCCGCGTACGTGTTCATCGGGGTCTGGCAGCACGGCGAGGCGTGCGGGAACCGGTGGCCGGCCGGCGCCCCGGCTGGCTGCTACCCGGTGCGCGACCCGCTGGACCTGGCCGTGATCGCCGCGGCGATCGCCGGGGCCTGCTTCGGGTTCCTGTGGTGGAACACCTTCCCGACGAAGATCTTCATGGGGGACGTCGGTTCGCTGGCCCTCGGCGGGGCGCTCGCCGGGTTGGCGATCTGCACGCGCACCGAGCTGCTGCTGGTGCTGCTCGGCGGGCTGTTCGTGATGGAGACGGTGTCGGTGATGCTGCAGGTGGGGTACTTCAAGCGCACCGGCGGCAAGCGGCTGTTCAAGATGTCCCCGATCCACCACCACTTCGAGCTGCTGGGCTGGTCGGAGTCGCAGGTGGTGGTGCGGTTCTGGATCCTGTGCGGGGTGTTCGTCGTGGCGGGGATCGCCGTGTTCTACGCCGGATGGACGACGGTGCGCTAGGAATCAGCTCAGCCGAGCCGCTGCAAGGCGATCTTCGTAGCGTCGGCGATGAGGCCGTCGGCGGAGTTCGCGTCCTTGCCGTCGCGGTGGGAGAGCACTGCGATCACGATCGGCGCGGCGCCCTGCGGCGGCCATACGACGGCGATGTCGTTGCGTGTGCCGTAGTCGCCGCTGCCGGTCTTGTCGGCGACCTTCCAGCCGGCGGGTACTCCGGCGCGGATGTACTGGCCGCCGGTGGTGTTCGCGGTGAGCCATGATGTCAGCATCGTGCGGCGTTGCGGTGTCAGCGCGGCGCCGAGGACGTAGGTGCGCAGGTCCTCGGCCAGCGCGCGTGGGGAGCTCGTGTCGCGTGCGTCGCCGGGCAGTGCGGTGTTGACCGTTGGCTCGTCGCGGTCGGTGTTGGTCGTCGTGTCGTTCATGCCGCGCAGCGCCGCCTGCATCGTCGCGGGGCCGCTGAGCTGCTTGAGCATCAGGTTCAGCGCGGTGTTGTCGCTGACCTCGATCGCCGCGGTCATCACCGCGGTGAGGCTCATGCCGTCCTTGACGTGCTGCGACGTGACGGGGGAGTAGTCGACCAGGTCGGCGGCGGTGTAGGTGACGGTCTGGTTGAGCTGCGCGTCCGTCTCGCGGCGGAGCAGCTCACCGGCCACCAGGGCCTTGATCGTTGAACAGAACGCGAACCGCTGGTCGGCCTGGAACGCGACGGAGTGCCCGGATCCGGTGTCCAGGGCGTAGATCCCGAGCTGTGCGTGGTAGCGCGATTCTAGCTGGGTGAACGCTGCCGGGTCGCCGGTGTTATCGGCTGGGGGTGTAGTAGTCGCTGAATTGGAAGTAGTTGCAGGCGAGGCCGGCGAGGTGGACGCCGCAGACGCGCATCCCGTCAGCGACGCGCCGACCAGGCCGAGCGAGGCCGCGACCGCAGCGACCCGCGCGACTCCCGCGGCCCCCGCGACCGTCGGGATCCTGCGAACCACGGACTGCTCCTGGAATCTCCTCATGATCAGTAGCCTGGCCGCGCCGATCCATCCGGTCAAAGACCCTCCCGGGCGATTCCATGCAGATTCGGCATACGATCTGACCCCGTGGACCTCGTCAGCGCCTGCCGCATCTTCACCAGCGTCGCCGAACGCGGCAGCTTCACGCTGGGCGCCGCCGCCGAGGGCATCCCGCAGTCGGTGGCCAGCCGCCGCGTGGCGGCGCTCGAGAAGCATTTCCGCCAGCCGCTGTTCGACCGCACGGCGCGCCGGGCCGTCCTCACGGTCTTCGGCCAGGACATGCTCGGGCCCGCCAAGCGGCTGGTGCAGTACGCCGAGACGCTCGAATTCCACGCTGCGGAGGCCAAGCTGCGGCCGCTGACCCTGGCCGTGCCCGAGACGTGCGACGTCCGGCGCCTGGCGGTGCTCGACGCGGCGGCGCGGGAAGCCGAGCTGGCTCTGGACATCCGCAGCGCGGGCCCGGAGGCGCGAGCGGCGTGGATGCGGGACAAGGCAGTGCGCGCCGCAGTGCAGGCGGTGCCTCCGGATGACGCGCTGTGGGTCGTCCCGCTCGGGCTGGCCTCGGCACCGCAGACCGGTCCGCGTGAAGCGACTCAGGGTTCGTCGTCCCCGCGCCGCCGCCCGATCCGGCTCGAAACGCTGCGGCCTTCGCGTACGGAGCCAGCTCTGCGCCGCGTCTGGATCCAACCCGAGGACGACGTCCCCCACGTCCGCGACGTGCTGCAACGCGCCGGACACCGCGCGGCGCTGCTGCCCGCGCAGATATCCGTCGCCGCGTCGCTGGTCACGGCGGTCGGCGCGGCCCTGCGCACCGGCGCCTTCGTCCTCGCCTCCGCCGACCAGGCGCGCGAGCTCGGCCTGGCCTGGCGGCCGATCGCCGAGGCCGCCTCGCTGGCGCGCGGCTACACCGTGGCCGCGCACGTCGGTGACGACGCGGCCCTCATCCGCACGCTTGTCGGCGTCGAACTCGCCCGCGCGCTGGGTGCCGACGAATCAGGGGACGTCGATGCGTGACAGAGAACTGATGGCCGGACTGCGCGACCGGCTCGCCGAAGCCGGTCTGCTGGGCTCCTTCCTCGTGCGCAATCTGGGGACAGGACAGGAGATCGGGCTCGACCCGGACGTCGCCTATCCCATCGCCTCACTCGTCAAGGTGCCGCTCGCCATCGCGGTCCTGGAAGCGATCCGGGCAGGGCGGCTCGACGGCGCGCAAGCCCTCGAACTCACCCCCGAACCCGACAAGCCGCAGCCGCCGATCGGCATCGGCCGCTTCCGTCACCCCGCACGCGTCGCGATCGACGACCTGATCTACCTCGCGGTCGCCATCAGCGACAACGCCGCGGCTGACGCGCTGTTCGACCTGGTGCCGCCGAGTGACGTCGACCGCGTCCTCGCGGATGCCGGCGTCACGGGCATCGCCGTACGGCATCCGATGCGCGACATCCTCGACGTCTTCGGCCAGCCCGAGGAGCTGCACCTCGCGCATGCCCTGGCCATCGGCGCTCGTACGCCTGGCGGCGGCCACCCTGTCGCGCACCTCGATGTCTCGCGTGCCAACGTCGGCACCGCGCGTGCGTTCGCCGATCTGCTGCAACGATTGTGGACGCCGTCCGCGATCCATCCTGACGTGGCCGCGCGAGCCAGGGCCCTGATGGGCGACGGGATGCTGCAACGCCGCCTCGGCCCCGACTTCATCTCCGACGCGACCGCCTGGGCCTCCAAGTCCGGCACGCTGCTCAACCTGCGCCACGACGCGGGCGTCGTCGAACACGAAGACGGCGAGAGCTACGCGGTGGTCGCCCTGACCGAGTCGACCGTGCCGGCCGCGGCCCAGCCCGCCGTGGACGCGCTGATCGGCCGCGTGGCCCGCGCGCTGCACGACCAGCTCCGCGAGCACTGACGTCGAGCACTGGCCTTGCGCACTGGCCTTGCGCGCCGACCGCGTGCACTGGCCTTGCGCGCCGGCCTCGCGCACCGGCCTTACGCACTGACCTCGCGCACTGACCTCGTGTACCGGCCTTGCATACTGACGTCGCGCGCCGACCGCGTGCACTGACCTCGCGCGCCGACCGCGAGCACCGACCGCCAGCACCGGCCGTGCGCACTGACCTCGCGCTCTGAACCACCGTGCCGCCGAACCGCCGCGCGACCGAACCGAGGGGTGGACCTCGCCGCTGAGCGGCCGCCGTCGATCGATAGTGTGCCGCAATGAGCGATGTCCTCCCGCGTCATGTGTTGTGTGTACTCGGCTCCGGTCTGGAGCTGTCGGAAATCGAGCGGGTCGCCGGCCCCGACCGCTTCACGCTCGACTGGGAGTACTCGCAGACCGAGCCCGATCCGCAGATGCCCCAGGCGTTCCAGGCCTGCACGATGAACGCCGTCTCGTTCGACGAGAAGGACCTGCTGGCCGTGGAGTCCCACGACACCGTCGGCTACCTGCTGTCCCCGCCGATACCGCGCGACCAGGCCCTGGCCATATCGCGCGGGCTGCTGGTCGCGGCCGGCGACCTGCTGCGCTCCGGCGCGACCGCCGTCAAGAACGAGAGCAGTGGCATCGCCCACGGCCGCACCCGCTGGCTGGCCCTCGCCGACCGTGCCGCCGCCACCGGCGATCTGGAAGGCCTCGCCGGCGTCCTCATCGAGGCGTGGGTCCAGCGCCCCATCGCCGACGACGGCGTGCTCTACACCTGCGGCATGCACCTGCTCGGCGCCCCCGACGTCGAGATCGAGGCCTCGGCCCAGGAGCGCGCCGGCGGGGAGGTGGCGGACATGGCCGGGCTGCTGGACGTGCTGGCGTTCTACCTGCTCACCGACCCGCGCGCCAAAGAGGTCGAGGACGGATCCGGCTTCCGGATGTCGGAGGACTCGCCCCGGTGGGTGCTGCGTACCGGTGCGTGCGAGCGGTACGAGAGCGACGACTTCTTCTTCAACCCCTACGGGTACGTGCGGCTGACCTCGCCCGAGTAGCGAGGATCGGACGGTAGCGACGTCCCCGATCCGCGCCCGCCACGCGGGCAACCTTTCCCCCGCCACCGGAGTGTTAGTGTCCACAACCCGCGCGGCGTCCGAGCCGCGCGGCCGGACCACGGTGAAGGCGGGGACGACAGATGGCGGACAGCGAGCCACGGGGGTTTCGCGAGTACGTCGCCGCTCGCAGGCAGGGGCTGCTCGCGGTGGGCTACGTGCTCACCGGTTCGCAGCACGGGGCGGAGGACCTGGTGCAGGCCACGCTGGTGAAGGTGTGGCCGCGCTGGAACCGGGTCGCTGACGCCGGCGACCCGGACGCGTACGTGCGCAAGGCGATGCTGAACACGTTCCTGTCCTGGCGGCGCCGCGACGGCGGGCGTGAGATCCCCAGCGACGACGTCGCAGCATTGCCGTCCTCGCTCTCACGTCCGCAGCCGACGGCCGACTCCGGCGCGGGCAGCGCGCTGACCGGGGTGCTGGACCGGGTCGTGCTGCGGGATCTGCTGCGCGCGCTGCCCCGGCGGCAGCGCGCGGTGGTGGTGCTGCGGTACTACGCCGACCTCACCGAGGCGCAGGTCGCCGAGGCGATGGGGTGTTCGGTCGGGACCGTCAAGAGCCAGCACGCCAAAGCCCTGGCCACCCTCCGGCGCCACACGCCTGCCGAAGACCGATAGGAGCGGATCCGATGTCACAGCAGGAGCAGGATTCCGACACCCGTCCGCTGGCCGAGGGCCTGCGCGAGCTCGCCGGCCAGGCTGCCGACGCCCCCGGGCTGTTCGACGCGGTGTCCGCCGGCGCGCGCCGCCGCTCTGCCCGGGTGCGGACCTCCGGGGCGGTGCTGGCCGTCGGCGGGGTGCTGGCGGTCGCCGGGGGAGTGACGGCGTGGCCGTCGCTGTCCGGGGGGAGCCATGGGGTGACAGCAGACTCGGCGCATTCGATCGCACAGGCGCACTGTCCGGCGCAGCCTCCCGACGCCGACCGCCCCGCCGGCTCCGCCGGCCGGCTGTTCACCGGGACGCCCGGCGCGGCGACGCTGTGCGTCTACGGGTTCACGGAGACCAGCACCACGCTGCGCTCGGAGTCCATCACCGGCTCGGCCCTCACGTCGCTGACTCGCGGGCTGGCTCACGGGAAGGACCCCGACTCCGCCATCTGCACCATGGAGCTCAAAAACCCCGAGCACCTGCTGATCCTTCAGTACGCGGACGGCTCGACGCAGGATCTGGTGATCGACATGAGCGGCTGCGGAACGGTGGGCACCGCGACGCACAGGGTGCTGCTGCCGGACGATCTGCGGAAGCTGATCATGGTTGGGTAGGACGGGGTAGGGCCAGGTAACGTCGGGTAGGGCCAGGTAGCGCCAGGTACGGCTGGTTGTACGCCGGCGAGCGGCGCGGGAACAGGTGAGAATTACCGTCGCCGCCGCCGTTCGCGCTGGCCACAATCGCCGAATGCGGAACAGTCGCTGGGGTGGGGCGATCGCGGTCG is a genomic window containing:
- a CDS encoding DNA-3-methyladenine glycosylase I, with the protein product MSEDVITGPDGVTRCAWAGGGDGDGNGDTAMSAYHDAVWGTPTVAPTALFEALTLGVFEVGMSWKVVFGKREGLRRAFRDFDAAAVAKMTGRDVDRLVGDASIIRSRAKIQATLDNARAMVSASPTLGELVQTYARQRRRAPRMLADVPTSTPDSEAFALVLKGQGYRFVGPTSVYAFMQNVGAVNDHVKGCFRAAGAG
- the bla gene encoding class A beta-lactamase produces the protein MRRFQEQSVVRRIPTVAGAAGVARVAAVAASLGLVGASLTGCASAASTSPASPATTSNSATTTPPADNTGDPAAFTQLESRYHAQLGIYALDTGSGHSVAFQADQRFAFCSTIKALVAGELLRRETDAQLNQTVTYTAADLVDYSPVTSQHVKDGMSLTAVMTAAIEVSDNTALNLMLKQLSGPATMQAALRGMNDTTTNTDRDEPTVNTALPGDARDTSSPRALAEDLRTYVLGAALTPQRRTMLTSWLTANTTGGQYIRAGVPAGWKVADKTGSGDYGTRNDIAVVWPPQGAAPIVIAVLSHRDGKDANSADGLIADATKIALQRLG
- a CDS encoding FAD-dependent oxidoreductase; this encodes MVDPGLVPGPGPHPHVPGSLPAAPLSRGQLDRVRALGSVQEVRAGTVLFAAGAPSYDLFVLLDGVAQVVDRKLGAGEVVLAAYGPGEFLGEIGMLLSEPARFTAVMVADGSVLRIPLPQVQALMANDVELSDVLLHAFLLRRAALVRRGVGVTLVGSRYDARTRLLTKFFARSRTAVNWIDLEVHREAEAVLAQMEVPVGDLPIVLVPGRPMMRNPTRAELAGALGLGTPPDTPQHSVCDLLVIGGGPAGLAAAVYGASEGLDTILIDAGAFGGQAGTSSRIENYLGFPAGLSGAELTTRAVLQAGKFGAVLRNNVRATSLTSHPDVHEVTCDDGSAIAAANVIIATGADYRELPLADGEQWEGSGVYYAATFAEARFCEDQPVAVIGGANSAGQAAMFLARTAREVHLLVRGDDLEHSMSRYLIDAVTSEPRITVHLRTEAVEAAGEGAISQLRIAERDAGEHGNGAHGSGEHGAGERDTEERDTGEQRWLPVCAVFVFIGAAPCTDWLDGQLARDRSGFLLTGRDLEHLPPEARAPFPYETSRPGVFAIGDVRGASVKRVAAAVGEGSAAVRMVFEQRQADRAEL
- a CDS encoding serine hydrolase encodes the protein MRDRELMAGLRDRLAEAGLLGSFLVRNLGTGQEIGLDPDVAYPIASLVKVPLAIAVLEAIRAGRLDGAQALELTPEPDKPQPPIGIGRFRHPARVAIDDLIYLAVAISDNAAADALFDLVPPSDVDRVLADAGVTGIAVRHPMRDILDVFGQPEELHLAHALAIGARTPGGGHPVAHLDVSRANVGTARAFADLLQRLWTPSAIHPDVAARARALMGDGMLQRRLGPDFISDATAWASKSGTLLNLRHDAGVVEHEDGESYAVVALTESTVPAAAQPAVDALIGRVARALHDQLREH
- a CDS encoding alpha/beta hydrolase; this translates as MNGSSTPTVVLVHGAFADASGFGGVLRELHSSGIEAVAPPNPLRGLAFDAAAVADAVRAVDGPVVLVGHSYGGAVIGQASADLDKVTALVFLAAFGLDAGESCASVQGPFPPSLLAKTSTPTPYDAPGAPNGPDLYITSQFRETFCADVPVDVAAVMQATQRPLSLAALTENATAAGWKTKPSWYLVSRHDNAIPPDAERFMAQRMKATTEEIDGSHTAFIAQPVATAVFIRKALDG
- a CDS encoding LysR family transcriptional regulator; the encoded protein is MDLVSACRIFTSVAERGSFTLGAAAEGIPQSVASRRVAALEKHFRQPLFDRTARRAVLTVFGQDMLGPAKRLVQYAETLEFHAAEAKLRPLTLAVPETCDVRRLAVLDAAAREAELALDIRSAGPEARAAWMRDKAVRAAVQAVPPDDALWVVPLGLASAPQTGPREATQGSSSPRRRPIRLETLRPSRTEPALRRVWIQPEDDVPHVRDVLQRAGHRAALLPAQISVAASLVTAVGAALRTGAFVLASADQARELGLAWRPIAEAASLARGYTVAAHVGDDAALIRTLVGVELARALGADESGDVDA
- the mraY gene encoding phospho-N-acetylmuramoyl-pentapeptide-transferase gives rise to the protein MRSVLYAAGFALALSLFGTPVAIKVLTRLGIGQQVRTDGVQAHLAKRGRPTMGGLVIVLATLLAYGFTHAVAWRSPTASGLLVLALMTGMAVVGGVDDLLKVFRGRSLGLRARAKLVGQWIGAVVFAVLALHFPDAHGYRPASAHISIVRDTALTIGPVLFVLWVGVLIAGASNGVNLADGADGLCAGACTIVFAAYVFIGVWQHGEACGNRWPAGAPAGCYPVRDPLDLAVIAAAIAGACFGFLWWNTFPTKIFMGDVGSLALGGALAGLAICTRTELLLVLLGGLFVMETVSVMLQVGYFKRTGGKRLFKMSPIHHHFELLGWSESQVVVRFWILCGVFVVAGIAVFYAGWTTVR
- a CDS encoding SigE family RNA polymerase sigma factor, coding for MADSEPRGFREYVAARRQGLLAVGYVLTGSQHGAEDLVQATLVKVWPRWNRVADAGDPDAYVRKAMLNTFLSWRRRDGGREIPSDDVAALPSSLSRPQPTADSGAGSALTGVLDRVVLRDLLRALPRRQRAVVVLRYYADLTEAQVAEAMGCSVGTVKSQHAKALATLRRHTPAEDR